The nucleotide window aaacatacaacttcattatttataaaattacataaacctaaaaattacaaaataagaaACCTAAagcgttaaataaatttcaaaaaggtcgatcttgtcgaacgcccTTTTTTCCTTGCCGcgaaactctatgttcgccaccgccacccggtcctcgtggcttaactcgcccccaggaacggcttcgtagtaagccttgaaacggtCGAGCTTGGgacgtagctcgcgccatttatgttggcacgcgttcatgttgtggcggtcgttaccgacgttTAGTCGGTAGGCCGCGAAAGCTTCCGGCCAATATTTGGTTTGGCCCGGTGGCCGccccttcatagcgtcaacgacGCTTGTGACTAGGGCAAGTTCTTCGTGGTGGGTCCAGGATGCCATAGCGGGTTCGTGGGATGTTGGGTTTGTGGTGACCGGCTGGGGCAGCGGGTGGGTTTTGTCGAATTTTTGGGACCACGGTGGGGGTTGGGATGGACCACCCGGTTAGGGTTTGGGGGTATTTATATAGGATGTTGGGGTTTGGGTGACCGGTTGGGGTGACCGCTTGGCCAAGCCAAcggtttgaatttaaaaattcaaaacttttggGATGGCCCGCTATGACGTGGCGGGTGAGCCAATGATATTCAGCCAACTAGGATGGCCAatccgccccacgcccggcttgaaacccatgccccaagggccacgccgaaacccatgcccacccggggtggtggcttgggcgttttcccgctacccacgcccaaactcccgccccataccccgcagtctaaGATGAGGATGTTAAAGAGATAATTGTCTCTTAGTGTCCTGGTATCATCCCAACTAAGGAATCGGACCAGGTGCATTTAATGAAGAGGAAAATTGATCATTCAAGTTGCAGCTTCAACCGGAAGATAACTTTAAAGCTGTAATATACACTTAGCAAATATGAATAGGATAAAGATTACTTAAGCTGAAAAGTTCAAATGTTGAGTCTATGGATTCCATCTTTTATTGAAACTCATTGGTTTTTGATATTTGTAATAGTGACATGCCAGCCTGTTCCGAGTTGGGGTGTTACAACTGATTTTTCTGGCTCAGCCCATGCAGGCCATTTGCCCAGCGTAAGCTGCGTTTTGTTTAGAAGCACTTCGGTGGGCATGCAGAACAGTAGATTACAATGCAGCAACAACCATAAGTCTAAAAAGTTGATAAGGAAATTATTGTTCTTGGGACTTGGTTTATTGTATATGTCGATCAAGAAACAAAAGGCAAACTATTTAGCATGATCATACAAATTCTTGATCATGTACGGGATTTGACTTcattggtgtgtattgatgcatactataacagatataaaatggaatcgagaaatcgatagttttgactatacgtgtatgGTAAATTGTTTCAACTAAAGTTCACGCTGTTCCAGGGGGTGGATCCTGTTTAGTGATGGAAGCATACTGACATGATCATCCGTTTAAATGGAAAGTCGACTTACCACTAAGATCAAATCTGCTCTATAAAATAGAAAATCATTGTCCAAATAAACATATGAAAATCAGAAAATGCTGATTTACGTGGACCTGCGACCCCTCACTGCTTAGGATTCAGGGCCTTTTGAAGTTCAAGCATGTTCGTGGTTTCACGATTTACCTCCTACACGTCAGCTACATGACCACTCGGTGGCCTCCTTAGAAGCTGAATTGTCCTTTACTTGAGCAATATTTTGAAATACAAATTTTATTGTACGAGCCACCGAACTTTTTAAGGGTAGGGTTCTTCAAACAATTCTGTCCTGTAGTAAGCAAAACAAATAATGAAATGCATTAATACATGTGGATAAGTGATAATGAGAAAACCACATTTTATTGTACCATTAATGAAGTTGTTCCATAAAGGACCTAATGTTCTTCAAATCTTCTTTAGAATCCGAATACTTTGGCGGCTTAAAAAGCTTCCACAACCCTTCCGGATGCCCGTGTCTAACCTTAACATCCACAAACCTCCCATATATCTTCTCGCATTCCGGATACGGTTTCACGTAAAGATTATAAAACCTCAACCTACTAAACTTAACCAAAGACCTCAACCCCACCTCATCACCTATCCCGCCTTTCGATCTCAAATACTCAATCACGTTATAACGAGGAACTATCTGTTTCTCAAAATGCACCCCTAAATACTCCGGAACGTCAACCAAACAATAAACGTCAAACTTCATCACGTTTATCAAAAACTCGATCTTTTTATCAATCTCATCCAAATCATACAACACCACCCGCGGTTCTCTCCACAACACGCTAAACGCATCTCTATACGACAACCCGTGTTTATGCAAGCAATCGATTCTTAACTTAACATTATACGAAGCCCTAAACGCCCCATCACTAAAAATCTTTTCTTTAACCGGAACCCTACATTTCAAACTATTTAACATTCGCAAACACTTCGACAACTCTCCCACTTCCGACCGAAGAATTTTCGGGTTTCTAACAATCTCATCTCTAATTTCCTTAGGTTCAAACCCCATTTCACTAAACTCGCCGATCAACGGCTTCAACTTATTCTCCACGCCGAATCCCAAAACCCCGGGATACATTCGGATCACCGAGTCTATCTTACTCCTATGAATCCCAATTCCTAACAAGAACTCAACTTTCCCCCAAATTTGTTCTTCACTCATAGTAATAACCATAGGAAACTCCTCTAAAACCCTAGTTATAGTAACTGAGCTAAACCTAAAACCCTTTAAACACTCAATACACTGCAAAACATCATCTGGGTATAAATCAAACTTTCTAGAAACTTCTAGGACCTTCTGGATCATGGTCATGTTGTCTAAAACCCCTAATTTTGAAATACCCAGTTCCCATTTTTTGAGAAAATTGAGGTCTAGAACCCTAGGGCAGTTGGAAACAGTGGAGGTGATGAAATTGGTGGAAGAATTGAATAAAGATAGGATTTTTAGTGATGTTTCGATGTCTGTGACGTTGGAATTGAGTAAGAATTGGTTTGATTTGAGGAAGTTGTGGAGGTTATGAATGGGGAAACCGTACTGTTGGAGAAGAGTTGAAATGGGGTGTGAATTGTTGCATGTTGTTGaaga belongs to Helianthus annuus cultivar XRQ/B chromosome 5, HanXRQr2.0-SUNRISE, whole genome shotgun sequence and includes:
- the LOC110873374 gene encoding transcription termination factor MTERF15, mitochondrial, translated to MAFRIIITKALFFPKSIPFQNPNFSSTTCNNSHPISTLLQQYGFPIHNLHNFLKSNQFLLNSNVTDIETSLKILSLFNSSTNFITSTVSNCPRVLDLNFLKKWELGISKLGVLDNMTMIQKVLEVSRKFDLYPDDVLQCIECLKGFRFSSVTITRVLEEFPMVITMSEEQIWGKVEFLLGIGIHRSKIDSVIRMYPGVLGFGVENKLKPLIGEFSEMGFEPKEIRDEIVRNPKILRSEVGELSKCLRMLNSLKCRVPVKEKIFSDGAFRASYNVKLRIDCLHKHGLSYRDAFSVLWREPRVVLYDLDEIDKKIEFLINVMKFDVYCLVDVPEYLGVHFEKQIVPRYNVIEYLRSKGGIGDEVGLRSLVKFSRLRFYNLYVKPYPECEKIYGRFVDVKVRHGHPEGLWKLFKPPKYSDSKEDLKNIRSFMEQLH